Within the Eucalyptus grandis isolate ANBG69807.140 chromosome 1, ASM1654582v1, whole genome shotgun sequence genome, the region AGAACTCGAGGTTGCTCTTGCTGTCCAACCAAGGTGGCATGGAATCTCAAGACACGACCAGAGCTGATGTTTTCTGGCAAAACTCTGAAAGGCATAGCAGTTCGGCTTACCTGCTAGATGCAGACCTAAACCAGACAACCATCCCTGTCAATGCTTGCAGACAGTTTGACCTTTTTGAgaaccaaaaaggaaaggggaTGATTTTCTTTAAGGAAAATGCAGATTATATGTCGCCAACTACCACCCCAGTGACGATGCGGCTGATGGGAAAAGATGTTGCTGTTGGTAGAAGCAGCAGGGAGACACATGGATCTGAGGATGGGAAAATTTGGACTGATAAACAAATCATAATAGAGCATCATCCTTCAAGTAGTATGAAAAACAGTTTATCGGAGAATAATCCTTTCTCACATGACTGGTCTGCATATTCAGCTCTGAGAACACCAAAAGGAACTCTACACCCCTCATTTGACAGTCAAAATGCATTTAATCTCAGATTGCCCCAAAAAGCTCCTGAATCCTTAGTTTCCAATCCCTGCGTTGGCTGGCAAAGTGATGTATTACTTCCAGATGGCAAAGTTTCAGCACAAAGAAATCCCAAGTTTGAGCACCGCCCTTTTAGTCACCATCCTTTTTCTCCTTCGGTTTTCCAATTGACTAACCTTCCTGAGCCCTTTATGGTTGGAGCTGAAACATTAAGAGCAGACTCTCAAGTTGTTTCACGATCCGTTTCTCATCAGAGCTGTGAACAGACGAATAGGGGTCCTGAGCTAAAAAACCAGCAGGTTCTACCTCATCCTAAAATATCAGCTCCAACTGTTCCTTTTGTAAGTCCAGATTTTAGAGAACGTAAGCAAATAGCACAGCAGTGGCAGTTACCAAGCTCCCATAAGGAACTACCTCCTTGGTTTACCTTTAGTCGTCCAGCCCCAGACTCTAGAGAGCATACACCGTCACAATTGAAGAGCTTCTCTAAGGATCTATCTCTCTGGAGACCAATACCAAATGCATCAGAGCGGGAAAGTGTCCCAAGGCCTCAGTGTCAACCATTTTGTGACAAAGGCGGCATTCCTCATTCCTATGGTACACCCGGAAACAACTTTTTCTCAACTCCACATATGCATTTTCCACCGGTTACTTCTTTTCCCTACAATACCATGGCTTCACAAGTGGACAATCCTCTGGTTGTGTCATCTATAGCTTGCCCACGCCCACCATATGTGCCTGTGCTCCCGCGGAGTAAGCCGACTTCTGCTGTTAGCATGAGCTATAGAAACAGAACTGATTTAGGAGATGGCACAAGGTCAAAGTCTTTCGGTGTTAAAATTCCTAGTTTTTGTAAGAAAACCAAGAAGAGGCCTGCTGTCAGAGTGGATGATCTCCAGAAGCATGACAAGCCAAACTTAAAACTGCAGAGACATGGAGTGGAACTACCAATATTGAGAGAGAATCCATCACTTGAGCTTGACTCAAACGGGGAAAGAGCATGCAGCACAGTATGTCTTCAGGATGGGTTTCAGCAGAATGGGTTAGTAAGTTTGCCTGGTGGTCTGTCGTTTAAACCGACTGAAGCTGCCAAACCAGGTCCAACAAAACTGAGCGCTGGAGCAAAGCATATTCTGAAACCGAGCAAGAACATGGACCGCGATAACTCCATCCCCATTCATTCAACAATCCCTTTTGCTGGAGTCACTATGGTTCCGGAATCTCAAGTGAAGTCGGCAAAGATATACGAGTTTTAGTGGGCGAGGTTCTTCTACTCCAACAGAATATGAAGGCCGTGCTTCATAATTGCTAATTCTCCTATTCCATGCCATTGCTGTTCGAGTGATTGAGGAGGAATTGAGGAAGCACGGCTACTATTACCCTTCAATGGGTGACTTTGAAGATGTGTAATATCACTGCTCCTCGGTTTCCAGGTGATTTTTGGCAAGCATTTCGGGGTGGTGTGAAAGCCAATTCGAGAGGCTGGTTAATTATTCCTTTAGTTTCTCTAAAGTGATTGTAGCAAGTGTTTTTGGTGCCACGTCAATTAACTTCTGCAACTCTAAATTTCCGTATCAGTATTTTTCGGATTGTTTCCTCGAGTGCTTGAATTCTGGAAGAACTCGTGTTTGCCACCGGAGTTAAGATGAAGTAAGAACCTTGTATTTACGGTTGCTTTTTAGAGCTCGTCGGCTTTGCTAGGTTTTATCTATTCACGTCTTGTGGTCCTCCTTAGTTTTATGCGATCGGTTAATTTATTTTAACTTGATCACAGTATCGGGAGGTTAtgttgcatgatgatatgtcGAACTTAACatgttattaaatgaaaaatggttTGGTTTGCTTATCGAATTTCATTTGAAGATTCGCATGTACTGGGGTTTCATCACTCTCGTTTGTtacatgcacatgcatgcatgctCCAATTTAAGAACAGCATCATGTTTTATAACCTTAGGTTGTtacatgcacatgcatgcatgctCCAAACTATGAACAGCATCATGTTTTATAACCATAGGTTATTACATTTACAAGGGACATGGCGAACAAAGCACAGAACAATCTTTATACTGAGTTCGACGTGAATATATACTATTCTCAAATGTTCTTACACGAAGAACTGTGAATATGGgttacatatatatttgagtTTTTCGTGAGGTAGAAAGAACGAAGGAACAAACGAACTAAGGTCTCATCTCCCTCTGCCTCTTCGCTTCCTTCTCGGCCTGCACGAATGTTGACAAATTTGAGATCAAGAAGATAAAGTCTCTTTTACAGAAAGAGAGATCGTCTTGTTTCTgggaataaaagaaagaagaaaaattaccGCTTTGATGACTCGATCAAAAGCATCGGGTCCATATTTTTCAATGTACCGCTCGACGGATTTTCTTGCATCGAGGCTCATCATAAGAAGGATCTTCTTTTGGCTTTCCGAATAACTTGAGCTCACCTGATTTCCAATCTTCACATACTTCCTCACGAAATTCTGGTAAATATATGCAGCTCCATTGAAGATTGGCAACACCAGCCACATGCAGAACAAAAGCTTCAAGTACGGCCAGAAGGGTAGCCTGATATATACATCGTGATCAACATTACGTGCATGCTTGATATTTGGCGAATGATACAGCAAGGTTCTCGATTAATTAATACATGAAAGAGAATCGAATGAAACGGTACGTGCATGGGCATGCATGCATTTATTACCAAGCTAGAATTTGATAAAATGATAGCTCGAATAGCGTTATGAAGGAGTATAAGACCCAGTAGGTCAGCCACTGCTGATCATCTACGTTGTTAGGGCTTTCAATCGCTCTCATGGATGCATACCTGCAACGATCAACCCCATTTGATTATCATCAGTATCTCGATTTCACAAGTTTCTTCGACATTATCCATTTAATGACAAAATGACAGTATTATGTAGTAAACTCAAAACTTACAGTGGAAAAACAAGCATCACTCCAGGCCTGCTGCAAAACCAACAACGCATCAGATTTTGCCAATTATGAGATTGCCCGACAAGATCATATATACTTTACGTTTTCTCAAACAGTGGGAAATAGTATATGTATTGTGCTTCATACATATATGATCCACTGATTATAACAGAATCTAGACTGATTGATTAGTCCATTTTGAATGACCAATCCCATCCTCCTAACATAACTTAATCGTGTAGATATAAATAAGGGCAAAAACGTTGACAAAAGTAATATCCCAATATATGGACCTAAGTGAGTCCTTATATTGCTTCGTCTGAGGCCTCATGCAAGCCTCGACACCATTTAGACATAAAACACTTAAAGGGTATTCTCTTGTCCTGAAGAAGATAAATATGCAGAGAGAAATTGAGGAGACAGGATGTGCGAATACCGCacgttaaaataaaaaatgcagttTGATAGCATGCCACGTTAGCGGACAAGCATAGACGGCCCCTATCGGTAGGAAACCATTTTTGTCTTGGTGAGGTAACCTATAACCAAACGCCAAGGATCTGAGGCTGATTGATCGGTCCATTTTGATTGACCAATCCCATCCAGCTAACATAACTTAAACGCGTAGATGTagataagaacaaaaaatttgacaaaagcaATCTCCCAATATATGCACGACATGCGCTGTGATATAGCTACGCACCCGATGAATGCGTCCAAGCGTCTGGCGACAACTCCAATGATACCCATGATTGCTGAACTTGCGCGGTTCTACAAAGGTCTCGATGAATAGATTTAGACTTGGAAGAAGTAACTTGAAGCGGAGAATCAGACGTGCCGAGTTTATAAGACAACAAGGGGTTGACGGcatgaagaaaagaatgaattttAGTGTGTGGGCAAGAAGTCTTCCTTCCTCCAACAAGAAGTAAGAGCAAACATGTAGACCAAacgaaaaccaaaaaaattaagtcCACACATGCATGCAAACGTGCGTAGGAAGGATTCCAAAAGATTGCATCTTTACTTTTTTGTTGCGTTATGCCATTTGTTTTGTCATGTTAGTGATTAATTTCGTCAAAAGTTTGGGGTTTCCTTTCGTTCTACAAGAAGAATATATGCAGAAAACCCCTCTTCCTGCAACGTAAATGGAGAGTTTGGGAAAGGCAAGCCTCGAAGTATTCTTGTCCTAGGATTCATCTGAAGTTTGgagttctttttccttttcctgttcTACGTCAAATGCTTTTTCTGAAGGCCTTCCTCACTGTTACGCAAGAAAGGACCAGTGAAAGTTGCATCCATCGTTCTAGTTTAAACCGTCCGATTACATCCATAGATCTTTGATCTGGTAATCGTCGATTaagcaaaatattatgtttAATTAACATAATTTGTTTGAGATTAACATAACTTAATCAAACACTCATATATGAGGTTTGAATCTCCAGACTTAGAAGATATTCAAATGAGCCATTAAGGGTGATGAAAATTGTAAAATGTGAGAACTTGATGAATGAAGTAAACAAGGTCTTGTTTGCAAAGCGGGCAATACATGTCAAATTTATAAAATCTAGAAGCTAGGCCTACTAATAATAGAACATGTACTGAATTTGATAATCTTGGTAGTATGGTGACTgaaaccaaatttttttaaggacttttttgtctttttcattaatttttcttttaggttaaaagttgCACTTCATATCAATTATAAGATGTTAGCTATCAATgggctgaaaaagaaaaaagagtgaaaagaaaaagagaacagcaaaagtgagttttttttttttttttttttttggcaattcttAATCTCTTTTGCCCTAATTGTGAGAGGGGATTATCATTATATTTTCGCTTTCTTTGAAATCCAACGAATTCACAAAGTGCTTATGCTAGGAGACGTAACCTCGGTTTCAGTGaatttcaataataaattttttcacGTGTTATTCtaattatgttattttgttattatattttgcttatgTAGATTGTTTGCTCtggttatttttcaaaaatacgCGTGTTATTCTTAAGAGGTAGAAACTAAttgtcttttgctttttttatttgatcgtCCGTTTTTGTGCGCTGTGAGTTTTCAGCTCTGTGATCTCCTTAATCTCAAACTACAGCACAGAATAAGCGTCTTTCGTACCCAAATTACAAGAAAGAACAAGCAAAATGGTCAACAGAATCGAAGTGCGAATCTATAGATTTGGCGTATATTTGCAAGTGCAACTTCTGCTTGATTTAGGCCATGGAAAACGACAGGCATCTCTTGTCAAATTGGCCATACTTCCTAATCCCATCTCTCAAGCCAGCTGCGTGGCTGGACCCGGTCGCTGTGCAGTCATCATCGTGCTATCTGCTTCGTCTTTTTGCCTGCTCAATGTTCATCCACGGGCATGCACGACAAGGACTGCTGCTTCTGGGATTTTGTCAACAGTACACAGTACTGAAGCGCATCAAATGAAATCGTCCTTCTTTTGGCGCTGgtcctttttacttttactgATCTCAcatgaaggaaagaaagagagagaaacatcCTCAGTTTCTCCAAAAAGCAGTCCCTCGGCCACCCCATTCTGTTCACATGTCATACAATCTCtaatctctctcctcttctttacTTTAAACGCAGGCCACGTTCATCAGCATCGATTTGAAATGCGATTTCTATCGACACTGTTCTCGGATTTTTGTGTCcttggaatgaaaaaaaaaaaaaacttaaagacCAGCCACAAGAAAAATAGTTCAAGAAAAAGCACTAGCTTTTGCGAACCTAAAGTCGTTGCCCCATGCGTCAAGATCACATGCACTAgtcattttcatatatatagATTGCCTTCGTAACTTTCATAGACAAGTTTTGCTCGATACGTAGCTTGCGTTGTGAATGCATTCTCATGACTTTTCGCTTTTCGGTACacctttttttccccatattCTGTAGATTACTAGTCACTAGGTGACTAGAAAAAGATTATCTCTGGTGActtgaaacaaagaaagaagggaaatgTGTATTACAAGTCATTAAACTTATCgtgaaagtacaattaaatcctaaaatttttaaaaaatgcaattaagtcttaaaatttatcaaagtgAAGTAATTGAGTGTTTCTGTTAATACCGTCAATTTGTCTAATGAAAAATACTAACGTaacatttttaaatgaaaagtaGAAAAGATAGGATCATCTTCAACTCTCCGACTCTCATCGTCACTTATTTCGGGTGCATTTGACCATAACCTTGCATGCATGCATCGCACACATGCATGTGTTCAGAAGAAAAGGATTTCTTATATGTCGAGGCATGTTTACAAGTCGATGATAGATTATCTCATTGATCTATCGCATTCGAATGGTGATAGTTTCTCGCCAGTGAGTAATCTTGGAAACCAACATCAGTTGATTGCATTGGCCAGTTTTCATTTGGTGCCTTTTGCTATCTTATTTGGAAGTACGGGAATGACATATTCTTCAGAGATCATAAATTGGCGGTTGCGACTGTCAAAAGTCATCTTATCAAAGTGGTGAAGGATAAGGCATTAACCTTCAAGAATGTTGAAGATAATCCTAGAAACAGATGGCTTCAGCGTAACTGGAGGATAGATTCGTGCATTTTCTCTCCAGCTCCGGCAGATATTTAGGTTTTCTTGGTGTGGATTCGAGACGACTGTAGATGGGATAAGGGCATTCACTTTTCGGGTGAGTGCTATAGTCTACCGCCTCTTCTTTCGGATCCGACCGTCTTCTCTGGATTGGCTTCTTATTGTCTGGACTTggtgttttttctttctgtctTTTTCGTGCCTTGTTGGTTGTTAAGGTGAGTTTCGTGTCCTTTGGCCCTACGTGGCCTTTCTCTACCTGTTGTTTAGGCTTTTCCTCGCTTTGGCCCGCTCTTGCAGTTTCTTTTGTAtccggcacccttccactcactTCGACTTTGTGTCGTGTTGAGTACAAGTTTTGTGGTACCGGATCTTATATAAATGTTGGCAAAAAGCtcattatattaattattctcaccaaaaaaaaaaaaaaaaaaaagatcggtTGATTGCAAAGTGGAGGATGACCAAGTGAATGGAAATCAATAAATAttctctaaatttgattttttgggtaaagagagACTACATCTATATAAAACATATTATAATCTCGTATTTAAACGGTGGGAAAATGCTTTAAGCAGGATGTATAGCTGCAAAATTAATCATGGGTGTtacatttcctttcttttccagATTACGAACTCACCAATTCTGGATAAACCCACGCAAAATCAACCTTCATTTCCTACCGTGTTATACTTTTGTGGGCATGGACAGTATTGGCGAGATTGGTAGGCATCGAAACAAGGGAGCTCGTCGAGGGACTGCAGTTGTTGCAATAAACGAAAGCTTTTCCACTCTCTTTCCAAGAAAACCCATATGGCTCAAAGCAACTGATCTTGAATTTTGATACCATTATCTTTCGACAATCAAGAAACCGAGAGATTTTCACTATATGCTACCATACCGATACAACAATTTCGTTTATACATCACATCCGCTCTGAATCATCGTGGCATCATCCCTCCAGGCAGGCAATGGTCTCTCTCTTTATCTCCTTCTTGAGTCCAAAAGGAGCTCCCTGAGACTAATTTATGTCCTAAACTGGGGGAAGCATCGCGGCTTTCAAGTATTACTTCTGATGCAAGTTACTTCTTAGAAAGGCAAAGGCAAGAAAGGGAAGCTGAATCACGGACAAAGAGCGAATGTAATCCCCTCTTTGTAGGCATTACAGATCATTTCTAACACTTATTGAACAAAATCTATTCCATCTAACCAGACTACTTTACATAAATGTCAAAGATTTGCATAATTCTGGATACACCGAGGGGCTGAACCTGACTGTGGTGTATATACCTAGGACAATATATCTtcatcctttttctctctctattatAGACAAGATATTCTGTAATACTGCCTAGGGCAGAGCTGTGCAGGAGGCAGAGACTGAAGGCAACACCTTCTTCCCTCTGTACCCTTCCTTATATCTGCTCTAGTGTCCAGACAAAAAGGGCTGAAAGACATCTTTGTCCTCTTCAACCGGTTATCCTACATTTTCTAATAAACTTATTTGAGGGATTTAAATGCCTGTACCATAAGCTCCGTACCTCGGACGATCCGATTTCCAACCATGGCTTCGCAGGGCCACTGAAATGTATAACTGCAGCATCTTCCACTAGCCTTCCCTGAGTGTCCGGGAACCGATGCCCCAATCCGGCCAGGTGCCATGAAGGATCAATTGGATGCACATGACCATCAAAAGCTATCAAGGCTGGTGGAAGAACTCCAGGAATCCATAGTTCCAATCCCGAATTGAGGCTCTGTGCATGGGAAAATATGGCAAAAGGCGTTAggcaaagaaaaacataaatgatACTGAAAAAGGAAGTGCGCTGTGCTCTAAAAAAAGAATTCTACTTCGGGAACCGAATGCTACCacacttggaaaaagaaaaaccggaACGCTACAGCAAAGATGTCATAGTTTAGTGCATCTGTGCATCCAAGAGAGGGAGATCGATATTACAGAATCAGCACAGCAATAACTTGACAACTATGAAACAAAGAGGCTGCCCACCTTTTTTAGCCAGTTTAGGTAATTTCTTGTGAGGTCACTCCTCCTCCAGGCTTCCAGATCGAAAACATTAAGCCCATACAACCATGCACAACGATCCGAATCAAAGTTGGATGAGATAGTAGGGTGTGAAAAATTCAAGTAATCCTTGTACTGTCTTCCTGGGCAGCAGTCATCTCCGCACCATGAATTAACAACTGCACCAACACCTTTGCCTTCGAGATTTAGTTCCCAGAGTGGAGATAAGTCACGTTGAACTATGAGATCATCGTCCAAGAACACCACCTTGTTTAGATCTGGAAACAGCTGTGACCGTGGAAATCAGCTCAACGATCAAATACTAAGTTCACAGTTACATGCCATCAACTAGGGCAGCAGACTCTCTATTTAAAGAATTACCTCGGGAATGAAAACGCGGAGATGATTCAAGAGGGAAAGGTTGCTGGGACTGAGAGCCtcaacatatttttcttttgcttcatcTAAATCCTCTCCTCTCAGATTCCTGTAGAAGCGTCTCCATAAAAGACGATGAAAATCTATCATCTCCTTGACGTGAGTGTTGACTTCCTGAGACCAATCATATTGGTGCAGTCCCTTAACTTCAACCACAGCTAACCTGATTGGATTTATGGCAAACCAGGCATGCATAGCAGTATATGTTTTCTTATCAGTGACCACGTGAAATACCAATTTTTCAGGTTTAGCTGAGTTTTGCACAGTTGAAGAGATCACAACTGATGCAGCAAGGACATTGTCAGTCATGAGGACAACATGGTGGAAGTGAGGATCAGCAAGGTGAGGAACATATTGAGGTGGAGGTAGACGAGACCGAGCAATAGCATTGACTGCATATTCTTCAGCCAGTTTCAGGCAAAGGCAATGAAGACCTTTTGGTATACCGTGTGATGCTAAGTGCCAATAAATTGACTCCTGCTGTTTGGCGAATGAACCTTCCGCTCCATCCTTTTTAGCTGCAAAAGAGCGAGAATATTATGATCTGAAGCAAAAATCATCTCTGTGTCCTCCATATTGTGTTTGTTCTATCACCAGAAAGCAA harbors:
- the LOC104441684 gene encoding HVA22-like protein f isoform X1, with product MGIIGVVARRLDAFIGRPGVMLVFPLYASMRAIESPNNVDDQQWLTYWVLYSFITLFELSFYQILAWLPFWPYLKLLFCMWLVLPIFNGAAYIYQNFVRKYVKIGNQVSSSYSESQKKILLMMSLDARKSVERYIEKYGPDAFDRVIKAAEKEAKRQREMRP
- the LOC104441684 gene encoding HVA22-like protein f isoform X2; this encodes MGIIGVVARRLDAFIGPGVMLVFPLYASMRAIESPNNVDDQQWLTYWVLYSFITLFELSFYQILAWLPFWPYLKLLFCMWLVLPIFNGAAYIYQNFVRKYVKIGNQVSSSYSESQKKILLMMSLDARKSVERYIEKYGPDAFDRVIKAAEKEAKRQREMRP
- the LOC104441697 gene encoding LOW QUALITY PROTEIN: probable galacturonosyltransferase 15 (The sequence of the model RefSeq protein was modified relative to this genomic sequence to represent the inferred CDS: inserted 1 base in 1 codon); its protein translation is MVAAGSGSMKLYISAAGATGLKKLTISGGGGGKGSPSTAAAAPANPANPAGRRIASRAVLPAVLVLSLALPFLFVRVAFLALESAAACSSSSNDCFGWRFFGVNDAALLREELTRALLEAKESNVNGQGTEGSSLESFDELVKEMTSRRPDIKEFAFKTKAMLKRMERKVHXAKQQESIYWHLASHGIPKGLHCLCLKLAEEYAVNAIARSRLPPPQYVPHLADPHFHHVVLMTDNVLAASVVISSTVQNSAKPEKLVFHVVTDKKTYTAMHAWFAINPIRLAVVEVKGLHQYDWSQEVNTHVKEMIDFHRLLWRRFYRNLRGEDLDEAKEKYVEALSPSNLSLLNHLRVFIPELFPDLNKVVFLDDDLIVQRDLSPLWELNLEGKGVGAVVNSWCGDDCCPGRQYKDYLNFSHPTISSNFDSDRCAWLYGLNVFDLEAWRRSDLTRNYLNWLKKSLNSGLELWIPGVLPPALIAFDGHVHPIDPSWHLAGLGHRFPDTQGRLVEDAAVIHFSGPAKPWLEIGSSEVRSLWYRHLNPSNKFIRKCRITG